From Methanomicrobiales archaeon HGW-Methanomicrobiales-1, a single genomic window includes:
- the rpoA2 gene encoding DNA-directed RNA polymerase subunit A'' → MVLADKYDKKIEAANLPVKTKDQLRKFLAEKEITDTQFKQIIERVIKEYLSTRIEPCEAVGVIAAQSIGEPGTQMTMRTFHYAGVAEINVTLGLPRLIEIMDARKEPSTPTMTVYLEEDYRNDRDRAREVSWQIEAAPLHEFGDITTDMENMHVVVHLNTKVCEKRKISPDEIMEVGPKKIRDRRHYRDFEHDIDVDKATITFSPKDKESYQNLFQLAEHVRNVIVQGIDDILRVVVRKEGGEYILYTEGSNLKDVFDVAGVDTTRTRTNNISECASVLGIEAAREAVIHEAVSTLNEQGILVDVRHLMIVADMMCMEGEVKQIGRHGIAGEKESVLSRAAFEVTVNHLLDAAVANEVDELSGVTENVIVGQPIQLGTGDVKLIAVRQHDN, encoded by the coding sequence ATGGTGCTCGCAGATAAATACGACAAAAAAATCGAGGCCGCAAACCTCCCGGTCAAGACAAAAGACCAGCTCCGCAAGTTCCTTGCAGAAAAAGAGATCACCGATACCCAGTTCAAGCAGATCATTGAACGGGTCATCAAGGAGTACCTCTCGACAAGGATCGAGCCCTGCGAAGCAGTCGGGGTCATTGCCGCCCAGTCCATTGGTGAGCCCGGTACCCAGATGACGATGCGTACATTCCACTATGCGGGTGTCGCTGAAATCAACGTTACCTTAGGTCTCCCGCGCCTTATCGAGATCATGGATGCAAGAAAAGAGCCCAGCACGCCGACCATGACGGTATATCTCGAAGAGGATTACCGCAACGACCGTGACCGGGCCCGTGAAGTCAGCTGGCAGATCGAAGCTGCTCCCCTCCATGAGTTCGGGGATATCACCACGGACATGGAGAACATGCACGTGGTCGTGCACCTGAACACCAAGGTCTGTGAAAAGCGTAAGATCTCCCCCGACGAGATCATGGAAGTCGGGCCCAAGAAGATCCGTGACCGCAGGCACTACCGTGACTTCGAGCACGATATCGACGTGGATAAAGCTACCATCACCTTCTCTCCAAAAGACAAGGAAAGTTACCAGAATCTCTTCCAGCTCGCAGAACACGTCAGGAATGTGATTGTGCAGGGCATTGACGATATCCTCCGGGTCGTCGTCAGGAAGGAGGGAGGAGAGTATATACTTTATACTGAAGGCTCCAACCTTAAAGACGTATTTGATGTGGCTGGTGTGGACACTACCCGTACCCGTACCAATAACATCAGTGAATGTGCATCCGTGCTCGGTATCGAAGCAGCCCGGGAAGCAGTCATCCATGAAGCGGTATCCACGCTCAATGAGCAGGGTATCCTTGTGGATGTCCGCCATCTCATGATTGTTGCGGACATGATGTGCATGGAAGGCGAAGTCAAGCAGATCGGACGTCACGGCATTGCTGGCGAGAAAGAGAGCGTTCTTTCCCGTGCAGCATTTGAAGTGACGGTCAATCACCTGCTGGATGCAGCCGTTGCAAATGAAGTAGATGAACTGAGCGGCGTTACCGAAAATGTCATTGTCGGTCAGCCGATCCAGCTCGGAACCGGCGATGTAAAACTCATCGCAGTCAGACAACACGACAATTAA
- a CDS encoding 50S ribosomal protein L30e, with protein MDFNASLRRAIKTGNVILGQNNTEKCVNEGKAQMIVIAGNCPADFKSKITATENLFIHTFEGSSVALGKACGKPFMVSTLAIVSPGESDILSLKRA; from the coding sequence ATGGATTTTAATGCTTCACTCAGAAGAGCCATCAAGACCGGTAATGTAATTCTTGGCCAGAACAACACCGAAAAATGTGTTAACGAAGGCAAAGCCCAGATGATTGTTATTGCAGGTAACTGCCCGGCAGACTTCAAGTCAAAGATTACCGCTACAGAGAACCTCTTCATCCACACCTTTGAAGGTTCGAGCGTTGCGCTCGGAAAAGCCTGCGGAAAGCCGTTCATGGTCAGCACGCTTGCGATCGTCAGCCCTGGCGAATCAGATATCCTGTCCCTGAAGAGGGCATGA
- a CDS encoding NusA-like transcription termination signal-binding factor codes for MVEVKLTEDCMRLISQFESLTGAGSRDCVMDERNARLIFVINPGDMGLAIGKKGASIKKASEVMGKKIEVVEYNNNVEQFIKNCFLPAQVTSLIFEGEGSEQTVQVEVRDEDRGIAIGKDGKNIFKAKKLAQRQYDIADVQILQKEMDDQPADEQSQL; via the coding sequence ATGGTCGAAGTCAAACTTACTGAAGACTGTATGCGTCTGATCTCTCAGTTCGAGAGCCTGACCGGCGCGGGAAGCCGCGACTGTGTGATGGATGAGCGCAATGCCCGCCTCATCTTTGTGATCAACCCCGGTGATATGGGACTTGCGATTGGCAAGAAGGGAGCCTCGATCAAGAAGGCTTCCGAAGTTATGGGTAAGAAGATCGAAGTTGTTGAGTACAACAACAATGTGGAGCAGTTCATCAAGAACTGTTTCCTGCCCGCACAGGTCACCTCCCTCATATTCGAGGGTGAAGGCAGCGAGCAGACCGTTCAGGTTGAGGTCCGGGACGAAGACCGGGGTATTGCAATCGGCAAGGACGGGAAGAACATCTTCAAGGCTAAGAAGCTTGCCCAGCGCCAGTACGATATCGCCGATGTGCAGATTCTCCAGAAAGAGATGGACGATCAGCCCGCAGACGAACAGTCACAACTGTAA
- a CDS encoding DUF473 domain-containing protein codes for MRCAALTGISPDVIRDLKAGKPRTIELQSAHNIATIATVEPGPETHIFMTSIDLVDLGPSDTGICVYVLSTAISMKRIVEFNHGLYYEERERMSARVQVKYCASSVIKEVFHEGVMSPTEVEVLKSGCYHAG; via the coding sequence ATGAGATGTGCTGCGTTAACCGGAATTTCACCGGATGTTATCAGGGATCTCAAAGCAGGAAAGCCCCGCACCATCGAGCTGCAGAGCGCCCATAATATCGCGACCATTGCCACCGTAGAACCGGGTCCGGAAACTCATATTTTTATGACCTCGATCGATCTCGTAGACTTAGGCCCAAGCGATACCGGGATCTGTGTGTACGTGCTCTCGACTGCGATCTCGATGAAGCGGATCGTTGAGTTCAACCATGGCCTGTATTACGAGGAGCGTGAACGCATGTCTGCCCGTGTGCAGGTGAAGTACTGTGCCTCCTCGGTCATCAAGGAAGTCTTCCACGAAGGGGTCATGTCACCGACAGAAGTGGAAGTGCTCAAATCTGGCTGCTATCACGCGGGATAA
- a CDS encoding proteasome assembly chaperone family protein, with the protein MTADAPESKTEIVSRLDTIRNDLIEIKPKKDINVISKPLPLNGASVLIGFPGSGLVGTIALQYMVDQLEFEQIGTMTSKYFPPLAMMNNGVINDPVRIYLKNDIAAIVADIPIHPMICYETSRDIIEWLEPFKPKEVLTIAGIITNEPEKRVFGVATTKDALKRIEEHTLLLPIGSISGVASSLLTECKARGIPGYGLLGETVNAPDPRAAAATIEVLNKMYNLSLDMKPLIDQAVEIEQSMQKISDEVQQSAEQSPKKDLIMYG; encoded by the coding sequence ATGACGGCAGACGCCCCTGAGTCCAAAACTGAGATCGTTTCACGTCTCGATACTATTCGGAATGACCTGATTGAGATTAAACCGAAAAAAGACATCAATGTCATCTCAAAACCGCTTCCCCTGAATGGTGCTTCGGTACTGATCGGCTTTCCCGGGAGCGGGCTTGTCGGGACCATCGCGCTGCAGTACATGGTCGATCAGCTGGAGTTTGAGCAGATCGGAACCATGACTTCAAAGTATTTCCCACCGCTTGCGATGATGAACAATGGCGTGATCAATGACCCGGTCAGGATCTACCTGAAAAACGATATCGCTGCTATTGTTGCAGATATCCCCATCCATCCCATGATCTGTTACGAGACCTCCCGCGACATTATCGAATGGCTCGAACCGTTCAAACCCAAAGAGGTGCTCACGATCGCCGGTATTATAACAAACGAACCGGAGAAACGGGTTTTTGGGGTTGCCACAACCAAGGACGCACTCAAGCGGATCGAGGAGCATACCCTGTTACTGCCGATCGGGAGTATTTCGGGCGTTGCATCCAGCCTCCTGACGGAATGTAAAGCCCGTGGCATTCCGGGGTACGGTCTTTTGGGAGAGACCGTAAATGCCCCTGATCCACGTGCAGCAGCGGCAACCATTGAGGTGCTCAATAAGATGTACAATCTCAGCCTCGATATGAAACCGCTCATCGACCAGGCCGTGGAGATCGAGCAGAGCATGCAGAAGATCTCTGACGAAGTGCAGCAGTCCGCTGAACAGTCGCCGAAAAAAGATCTCATCATGTACGGGTGA
- the leuS gene encoding leucine--tRNA ligase, with amino-acid sequence MSEFDLGRFEEEAHERWIHAFESNPSKLEKFYLNVAYPYPSGAMHVGHGRTYIVPDVIARYWRMKGRQVLYPMAFHVTGAPVIGISKRIANKDEKTIRLYRDLYKVPQNVLDEFVDPLTIVRHFAGEYQRVMTACGLSIDWRRRFTTVDPTYSKFIEWQWKHLYEAGHVIKGVHPVRYCTVDDNPVGDHDLLEGDKAEVVKFTLVMFRFGDAFIPTATLRPETIHGVTNLWANPTVTYVKALVDGKAWIVSKEAAEKLALQDHTVEIKEEIPGKDLIDKKVSHPLCGEIIILPAEFVDPDMASGLVMSVPAHAPFDYIALRDLQQAGKYTQIKPVPLIKVEGYGECPAQFAVEKAGIANQMDSRMDALTQEIYSAEFSKGKLFEKYGGKPVRVARDEVGLLMIEKYDSAIMHEFDQRPVICRCGNKVMVKILHDQWFLKYSDPAWKQQVSDHLGDMSLVPPEVRAEFDRTVDWLKDWACTRRVGLGTRFPWDTTQLIEPLSDSTIYMAYYTIAHKIREIDSKLLTPEVFDYIFLGKKSDDLPEKKKLDAMRAEFLYWYPYNYRFSAKDLISNHLTFQLFHHVSIFPKDKLPAGMVVFGMGLLNGAKMSSSKGNVFLLEDAVSEFGADTVRMFLMGSAEPWQDFDWRNELVISTKKQIERFYSTIMELKNAVGEPHDIDKWLISRLQSHIERTTEALNNFQTRQALQEAYFGIETDLKWYRRRLPENCDGSRELHALSSVWVRLLSPFIPFTGEHLWKELAGEGLVSFAQWPVADKNLVSPRVELSEELLSRTVEDIESIMKLIQITPKSITIALAPEWKHDIFRTIAKSSDRTTVIKEIMKDDSMKKRGKDATDAARQCTTLIHRLPPQVVAPLAQDPINERDVFESAQAFLEHEFGVPVHITDAEDGVHLKAATALPFKPAIIIE; translated from the coding sequence GTGAGCGAATTTGATCTGGGCAGATTTGAAGAAGAAGCACACGAGCGGTGGATCCATGCATTTGAATCCAATCCCTCGAAACTGGAAAAATTCTACTTAAACGTAGCCTACCCGTACCCGAGCGGTGCGATGCACGTAGGTCACGGCAGGACATACATCGTGCCGGACGTGATCGCACGCTACTGGCGTATGAAAGGCCGGCAGGTACTCTACCCGATGGCCTTCCACGTTACGGGTGCACCGGTTATCGGTATCTCAAAGCGGATCGCCAACAAGGATGAAAAGACCATCCGGCTCTACCGCGATCTCTACAAGGTTCCGCAGAACGTGCTCGATGAGTTCGTCGACCCGTTAACGATCGTCCGGCACTTTGCCGGCGAATACCAGCGGGTCATGACAGCCTGCGGGCTCTCGATCGACTGGCGAAGACGCTTCACCACGGTCGACCCGACCTACAGCAAGTTCATCGAGTGGCAGTGGAAGCATCTCTATGAAGCAGGCCACGTCATCAAGGGCGTGCACCCGGTCCGGTACTGTACCGTGGATGACAACCCGGTCGGCGACCATGACCTGCTCGAAGGAGACAAGGCAGAAGTTGTCAAGTTCACGCTGGTCATGTTCCGGTTCGGCGATGCGTTCATCCCCACCGCCACCCTCCGGCCCGAGACCATCCACGGGGTCACCAACCTCTGGGCCAACCCGACGGTCACCTACGTCAAGGCGCTCGTTGACGGCAAGGCTTGGATCGTATCGAAAGAGGCAGCCGAGAAACTCGCGTTGCAGGACCACACGGTCGAGATAAAAGAAGAGATTCCCGGTAAGGATCTCATCGACAAGAAAGTCTCCCACCCGCTCTGCGGCGAGATCATCATCCTCCCCGCTGAGTTTGTGGACCCCGACATGGCAAGCGGTCTCGTCATGAGCGTTCCCGCCCATGCACCGTTTGACTACATTGCGCTCCGCGACCTCCAGCAGGCAGGAAAGTACACGCAGATCAAGCCGGTCCCGCTCATCAAGGTCGAAGGCTACGGCGAGTGCCCAGCCCAGTTTGCGGTAGAAAAAGCCGGCATAGCAAACCAGATGGACAGCCGGATGGATGCCCTCACGCAGGAGATCTACTCCGCAGAGTTCTCGAAAGGCAAGCTCTTCGAGAAGTACGGCGGAAAGCCGGTCCGGGTTGCCCGGGACGAAGTCGGCCTCCTGATGATCGAGAAGTACGACTCGGCCATCATGCACGAGTTCGACCAGCGACCCGTCATCTGCCGGTGCGGCAACAAGGTCATGGTCAAGATCCTGCACGACCAGTGGTTCTTAAAATACAGCGACCCCGCCTGGAAGCAGCAGGTCAGCGATCACCTCGGCGACATGTCCCTCGTGCCCCCCGAAGTCCGGGCAGAGTTCGACCGCACGGTCGACTGGCTCAAAGACTGGGCCTGCACCCGCCGTGTCGGACTCGGCACCCGCTTCCCGTGGGACACCACGCAGTTGATCGAGCCGCTCTCGGATTCAACGATCTACATGGCGTATTACACGATCGCCCACAAGATCCGCGAGATCGATTCCAAGTTACTCACGCCCGAAGTCTTCGACTACATCTTCTTAGGCAAAAAATCCGATGACCTGCCCGAGAAGAAGAAACTCGATGCCATGCGGGCTGAGTTCCTCTACTGGTACCCGTACAATTACCGGTTCTCGGCAAAGGACCTCATCTCCAACCACCTCACGTTCCAGCTCTTCCACCACGTCTCGATCTTCCCGAAGGACAAACTCCCGGCGGGCATGGTCGTATTCGGCATGGGCCTGCTGAACGGGGCCAAGATGTCCTCCTCGAAAGGCAACGTCTTCCTGCTCGAAGATGCGGTCAGCGAATTTGGTGCCGATACCGTCAGGATGTTCCTGATGGGCAGCGCCGAGCCGTGGCAGGACTTTGACTGGCGAAACGAGCTCGTCATCTCCACCAAAAAGCAGATCGAGCGGTTCTACTCAACGATCATGGAACTGAAGAATGCCGTCGGCGAACCCCACGATATCGACAAGTGGCTCATCAGCCGTCTCCAGTCGCATATCGAGCGGACCACCGAAGCGCTCAACAACTTCCAGACCCGTCAGGCCCTCCAGGAAGCCTACTTTGGCATTGAGACTGATCTGAAGTGGTACCGCAGAAGGTTACCGGAGAACTGCGATGGCAGCCGGGAACTCCACGCACTCTCTTCCGTCTGGGTGCGGCTCCTTTCGCCGTTCATCCCGTTCACGGGCGAGCACCTGTGGAAGGAACTGGCAGGAGAAGGACTCGTCTCGTTCGCCCAGTGGCCGGTTGCAGACAAGAACCTCGTCAGCCCCCGGGTCGAACTCTCGGAAGAACTCCTCTCCCGCACCGTCGAGGATATCGAATCGATCATGAAACTGATCCAGATCACGCCCAAGTCGATCACGATTGCCCTTGCCCCTGAATGGAAGCACGACATCTTCCGGACGATCGCAAAGTCATCGGATCGCACCACCGTGATCAAGGAGATCATGAAGGACGATTCCATGAAGAAGCGGGGCAAGGATGCCACCGATGCAGCCCGGCAGTGCACCACGCTCATCCACCGCCTGCCCCCGCAGGTTGTTGCCCCGCTGGCTCAGGACCCGATCAATGAACGGGACGTATTCGAATCGGCACAGGCATTCCTCGAACACGAGTTCGGGGTACCGGTCCATATCACGGATGCCGAAGACGGCGTGCACCTGAAGGCAGCAACCGCATTGCCATTCAAGCCGGCGATTATTATTGAATAA
- a CDS encoding ATPase: MILVPDTSVLIDGRITSMIKAGEYKGATIIVPEAVIAELEAQANNGREIGFSGLNELQSLCKMAEEKIIELKFSGIRPTLEQVKLASGGEIDSMIRGIAIENKARFITSDFVQAEVARAKGLDVIYLKPQVGDYGPLGIDQFFDEHTIAVYLKERIAPTAKKGTISDMKLVKIRDQPTSEYELRAMAQEILERAKRDPDGFIEVEKRGITVVQIGSMRIAIARRPFSDGMEITAVRPIVDVTLKDYTKADMIMKRITGEKRGLIIAGSPGSGKTTLAQSVATFLSDSGYVVKTMEAPRELQVPDQITQYAALEGSMANTADVLLLVRPDYVIFDELRKNEDFNVFGDMRLAGLGMVGVIHANGVRDAIQRFSNRVDFSVLSQVVNTIVFVKQGIISKVYDVDFTIKVPNGMAGEVHMRPVTTVTDNETGQLILDVFRYDGETIVMPVIAGAATPAPSPVQAQLGKTPQVQHVGQPVMPAPQLTRTPAPVAPQSESARKENEEHPGWILTEKDIQREIGRYTEGFIDVQMVSDTKAIVYIDDKDVPAAIGKGGKNISAIVNKIGIGIDIKPRSEFDRQQIQGQAQKADEEMNLGGGVKIQTDKKQLTIIAPEQSGKIVDVFAGKEYLFTATVNEQGEIHLAKNSSIAQEMIRRYQNSEIIKLRPV; encoded by the coding sequence ATGATACTGGTACCAGATACTAGCGTCCTCATCGACGGGCGCATAACTTCAATGATAAAAGCCGGTGAATACAAGGGAGCAACAATAATCGTCCCGGAAGCAGTGATTGCAGAACTCGAAGCCCAGGCAAATAACGGACGCGAAATAGGATTCTCGGGCCTCAACGAGCTGCAGTCGCTGTGCAAAATGGCCGAAGAAAAAATTATAGAACTCAAATTCTCCGGTATCCGCCCGACACTCGAACAGGTCAAGCTTGCCAGCGGCGGCGAGATCGACTCGATGATCCGGGGTATCGCAATTGAGAACAAGGCACGGTTCATCACCAGCGATTTCGTGCAGGCGGAAGTGGCCCGGGCAAAGGGCCTCGATGTCATTTACTTAAAACCGCAGGTCGGTGACTACGGCCCGCTCGGCATCGACCAGTTCTTTGACGAGCACACCATTGCCGTGTACCTCAAGGAGCGGATCGCTCCCACCGCAAAGAAGGGCACGATCAGCGACATGAAACTGGTCAAGATCCGCGACCAGCCCACTTCCGAGTACGAACTCCGGGCCATGGCCCAGGAGATCTTGGAGCGGGCCAAGCGTGACCCTGACGGCTTTATCGAAGTCGAGAAACGCGGCATCACCGTAGTGCAGATCGGGTCCATGCGGATCGCGATCGCCCGCCGGCCATTCTCAGACGGCATGGAGATCACCGCAGTCCGGCCCATCGTGGACGTAACCTTAAAGGACTACACCAAGGCCGACATGATCATGAAGCGGATCACCGGCGAGAAACGCGGGCTCATCATCGCAGGCTCGCCCGGCTCGGGAAAGACCACGCTCGCCCAGAGCGTTGCCACGTTCCTGTCCGACTCCGGCTACGTGGTCAAGACCATGGAAGCTCCCCGTGAACTCCAGGTCCCGGACCAGATCACCCAGTACGCAGCACTCGAAGGCAGCATGGCCAACACCGCTGACGTGCTCCTGCTCGTCCGCCCCGACTATGTGATCTTCGATGAACTGCGAAAGAACGAGGACTTCAATGTCTTTGGCGACATGCGGCTCGCCGGTCTCGGCATGGTCGGCGTCATCCACGCAAACGGCGTCCGGGATGCGATCCAGCGGTTCTCCAACCGCGTAGACTTCTCGGTGCTCTCACAGGTTGTCAACACGATCGTCTTTGTCAAACAGGGCATCATCAGCAAAGTCTACGATGTCGATTTCACCATCAAGGTGCCAAACGGGATGGCAGGCGAAGTGCACATGCGCCCGGTCACAACCGTAACCGACAACGAAACTGGCCAGCTCATACTCGATGTCTTCCGGTACGATGGCGAGACCATCGTCATGCCGGTCATCGCAGGTGCAGCAACACCCGCACCATCACCAGTCCAGGCACAATTAGGAAAAACCCCGCAGGTGCAGCACGTAGGCCAGCCGGTCATGCCGGCACCGCAGCTCACCCGTACTCCTGCACCGGTTGCACCGCAATCGGAGTCGGCCAGAAAAGAGAATGAAGAACACCCCGGCTGGATACTCACAGAAAAAGACATCCAGCGCGAGATCGGGCGTTACACCGAAGGCTTCATCGACGTCCAGATGGTCAGCGACACCAAGGCCATCGTCTATATTGATGACAAGGATGTCCCCGCAGCCATAGGAAAAGGCGGCAAGAACATCTCGGCGATTGTCAACAAGATCGGCATCGGCATCGACATCAAGCCCCGCTCCGAGTTCGACCGGCAGCAGATACAGGGCCAGGCACAGAAAGCCGATGAGGAGATGAACCTCGGCGGCGGTGTGAAGATCCAGACCGACAAGAAACAACTGACGATCATTGCGCCCGAACAGAGCGGCAAGATCGTCGACGTGTTTGCCGGCAAGGAATACCTCTTTACCGCAACCGTAAACGAACAGGGCGAGATCCACCTTGCCAAGAACTCGAGCATTGCCCAGGAGATGATCCGTCGTTACCAGAACAGCGAGATCATCAAGCTGCGGCCGGTATAA
- a CDS encoding phosphoribosyl-AMP cyclohydrolase: protein MNLKFVDGLIPVIVQDTKNRDVLMMAYANEEAVRLTQETGFAHYYSRSRKKLWKKGEESGHFQKVERIFTDCDEDCLIYEVVQTGAACHTGYASCFYRTLDGTVVGTKVFDPETVYGKK from the coding sequence CTGAACCTGAAATTTGTTGACGGGTTGATCCCGGTCATTGTACAGGACACAAAGAACCGGGACGTACTGATGATGGCATATGCCAACGAAGAGGCAGTCCGGCTCACGCAGGAGACCGGCTTTGCCCACTATTACAGCAGGAGCCGGAAAAAACTCTGGAAGAAAGGCGAGGAGAGCGGGCACTTCCAGAAGGTGGAGCGGATCTTCACCGACTGCGATGAAGACTGCCTGATCTATGAAGTTGTGCAGACCGGTGCAGCATGCCACACCGGTTACGCATCCTGTTTTTACCGGACCCTGGACGGAACCGTTGTCGGGACAAAAGTCTTTGACCCGGAAACCGTGTACGGGAAGAAATAA
- a CDS encoding peptidase A24: protein MELLYPMVISAVAVLATLIYASYLDIKDRRVPFKTWYPMLIIGIPASVWLLYIKTGNYSLIAGYLTLIVSFFYTNYLDSHEPGERFRFEYLAVTLALPALAWLVLPSPFNLSLVPWYAMFAGIFGYISYATWKQKPEGKIRPKRKVREANVEEAFHRWYFILIVVILAITSVQLLFSGAWGTPAFFILLPAVFCGVFYLFGRMHLFGGADAWALIFIAFCVPTFPFTPLLGNTPLGFLAFTVLINALLLNLVAPLGIFLINIIRGNRAPLMYMFFGFPVQGETIQHEWGFVMEDFEEKKGVVSRKFIGFFDSIRRMYAAEGRIYTKDLREHPEEFTTELAIYKKAGTVWISYAVPFIIPITAGLITGIVFGDFLLAIMNVVIGG, encoded by the coding sequence ATGGAACTCTTGTACCCGATGGTGATCTCGGCGGTTGCGGTTCTGGCCACCCTGATCTATGCCTCGTATCTCGACATCAAGGACCGACGGGTGCCATTCAAGACATGGTATCCCATGCTCATTATCGGAATTCCCGCATCGGTCTGGCTCCTGTATATAAAAACAGGGAATTACAGTCTCATTGCAGGATACCTGACGCTGATCGTGAGTTTCTTTTACACCAATTATCTCGACAGCCATGAGCCCGGTGAACGATTTCGGTTCGAATACCTTGCCGTCACCCTTGCCCTGCCGGCACTGGCATGGCTGGTACTGCCTTCACCGTTCAACCTGTCCCTGGTACCCTGGTACGCGATGTTTGCCGGGATTTTTGGGTACATTTCCTACGCTACCTGGAAACAGAAACCGGAAGGAAAGATCCGGCCGAAACGGAAAGTGCGGGAAGCCAATGTTGAGGAGGCATTCCACCGGTGGTATTTCATCCTGATCGTTGTTATCCTGGCAATAACCTCAGTCCAGCTCCTCTTTTCCGGAGCCTGGGGAACACCGGCATTCTTTATCCTGCTCCCGGCCGTCTTCTGCGGGGTGTTCTATCTCTTTGGCAGGATGCATCTCTTCGGGGGAGCGGATGCCTGGGCGCTTATCTTTATCGCGTTCTGCGTCCCGACCTTCCCGTTCACACCGCTGCTGGGAAATACCCCGCTGGGGTTCCTTGCATTTACGGTCCTGATCAACGCCCTGCTGCTCAACCTCGTAGCACCGCTGGGGATCTTTTTGATCAATATCATCCGGGGAAACCGTGCCCCGCTGATGTACATGTTCTTCGGCTTTCCCGTACAGGGCGAGACCATCCAGCATGAATGGGGATTTGTCATGGAAGATTTCGAGGAGAAGAAAGGTGTTGTCAGCCGGAAATTTATCGGCTTTTTTGACTCTATCCGGAGGATGTATGCAGCCGAGGGCCGTATTTACACCAAGGATCTCCGGGAACATCCCGAAGAGTTTACCACAGAACTGGCAATCTATAAAAAAGCCGGCACGGTCTGGATCTCCTATGCAGTGCCCTTCATCATCCCGATCACCGCCGGGCTCATCACCGGCATTGTCTTTGGCGATTTCCTGCTTGCAATCATGAATGTAGTTATTGGAGGGTGA
- a CDS encoding septum site-determining protein MinD, which produces MVKVYTIASGKGGTGKTTVSVNLGTMLAQLGKETYLMDADIGMANVGLIIGLQDAPVTLHEVLAGKCNVNDAIYEGPAGLKVIPSGISLQGFQEADPNKIRDVMGEIVKRCEFLLIDAPAGISKDGVVPLAVADEVILVVNPELSSIVDALKTKILTEVVGGHVLGSIINRVDQDKSDIVIKKMEKVLGVKVLGVIPEDPNVRRASSAKVPIVLKFPDSPASKAIRRIASDLVGVAYEEEVVVVKKEGFIDRFSKALFKKKPEA; this is translated from the coding sequence ATGGTCAAGGTTTACACGATCGCTTCTGGGAAAGGAGGAACAGGAAAGACCACTGTTTCTGTCAATCTCGGTACCATGCTTGCCCAGCTCGGTAAAGAAACCTACCTGATGGACGCTGATATCGGCATGGCAAATGTAGGCCTTATCATTGGCCTGCAGGATGCCCCGGTCACCCTGCATGAAGTTCTTGCAGGCAAATGCAATGTCAACGATGCAATCTACGAGGGTCCGGCCGGGCTCAAGGTAATCCCGAGCGGTATCTCACTCCAAGGATTCCAGGAAGCCGACCCGAACAAGATCCGCGACGTGATGGGCGAGATTGTAAAACGCTGCGAGTTCCTGTTGATCGATGCACCTGCCGGCATCAGCAAGGATGGTGTTGTCCCGCTTGCCGTTGCCGACGAAGTAATTCTCGTGGTAAACCCTGAACTTTCCTCTATTGTTGATGCACTCAAGACCAAAATCCTGACTGAAGTAGTGGGCGGACACGTGCTCGGTTCGATCATCAACCGTGTCGATCAGGACAAGTCAGATATCGTCATAAAAAAGATGGAAAAAGTGCTCGGGGTTAAAGTGCTCGGGGTTATACCCGAAGACCCCAACGTGCGCCGGGCTTCCTCGGCAAAAGTCCCGATCGTCCTCAAGTTCCCTGATTCTCCGGCATCAAAGGCAATCAGGCGCATAGCATCCGACCTGGTTGGGGTTGCCTATGAAGAAGAGGTCGTTGTTGTCAAGAAAGAAGGGTTCATTGACCGGTTCTCAAAAGCTCTTTTTAAGAAAAAACCGGAAGCGTAA
- a CDS encoding dynein regulation protein LC7: MLKPLLEEFLKVEGVSAAVVVGRDGFVIESAVSGKVDIEALGAMASTGLGTSEAMGSTLGKGELLQMLVELEKGPIILSPLSSDELIAIVADTTSNVGRIRYELKKNKERIVAAL; the protein is encoded by the coding sequence ATGCTAAAACCATTATTGGAAGAATTCTTAAAAGTCGAAGGGGTTTCAGCTGCAGTTGTGGTTGGAAGGGATGGGTTTGTAATAGAAAGTGCTGTTTCCGGGAAGGTCGATATCGAAGCACTGGGTGCAATGGCTTCAACCGGGCTGGGCACTTCCGAAGCAATGGGCAGTACGCTGGGGAAAGGAGAGCTTCTCCAGATGCTTGTCGAGCTGGAAAAAGGACCCATTATTCTCTCCCCGCTTTCCAGCGATGAATTGATTGCTATCGTTGCAGATACGACATCCAACGTGGGAAGGATCCGGTACGAGTTAAAGAAAAATAAAGAACGTATCGTTGCTGCACTCTGA